From Flavipsychrobacter sp., a single genomic window includes:
- a CDS encoding anthranilate synthase component I family protein: MQREKKTYTIAKGQLEDVKLRMLNWASQFSIFMYLDSNNYTEKYMQYHCLAGIGCTTFLDTTDADALDKIHAWHNENKDWLFGNINYDYKNTLEPKLHSAKEKRIDFPEVYFFNPTVVCSINLGKNQLAIESYDITPDEVYNAMMHLPPMNDTPLPKVTFKQRVEKEHYLQTINRLKQHIADGDCYEINYCTESYAEKVSLTPRTAFKALNNISPAPFSAFYRYKDSYMMCASPERYLQKEGAKVIAQPIKGTAPRGFDEQRDEEIMAALAESIKDRAENVMIVDLMRNDLARSCKVGSVQVDELFGIYTFPQVHQMISTVSGELKDDVPFTDAIKYSFPMGSMTGAPKIKVMELIEQYEQSRRELFSGTVGYISPDGDFDFNVIIRSLFYNAETQYLSFQAGGAITYDSMPEKEYEEMQLKSWAMAQIFQ; this comes from the coding sequence TTGCAGAGAGAAAAAAAAACGTACACTATCGCTAAAGGTCAGTTAGAAGATGTAAAGCTTCGTATGCTGAATTGGGCATCCCAATTCAGCATTTTTATGTATCTGGATAGTAATAACTATACTGAAAAATATATGCAATATCATTGCTTAGCAGGTATAGGTTGTACTACTTTTTTAGACACTACGGATGCCGATGCTCTTGATAAAATACATGCATGGCATAATGAAAATAAAGACTGGCTTTTTGGAAATATCAATTATGATTATAAAAATACACTAGAGCCAAAACTGCATTCTGCAAAAGAGAAACGTATTGATTTTCCGGAAGTATACTTTTTCAATCCTACTGTTGTATGTTCTATTAACTTGGGCAAAAATCAACTAGCGATTGAAAGTTATGATATAACACCAGATGAGGTATATAATGCGATGATGCATTTGCCTCCTATGAATGATACTCCTTTGCCAAAAGTTACGTTTAAGCAAAGAGTAGAAAAGGAACATTACCTGCAGACTATAAACCGTTTGAAGCAACACATAGCAGATGGAGACTGCTATGAAATAAACTACTGTACAGAGAGTTATGCTGAAAAAGTAAGTCTTACTCCTCGTACCGCTTTTAAAGCTTTGAATAATATTTCTCCTGCACCGTTTTCTGCTTTTTATAGATATAAGGATAGCTACATGATGTGTGCCAGCCCTGAGCGGTATTTACAAAAGGAAGGCGCAAAGGTAATAGCGCAACCAATAAAAGGAACTGCACCTCGAGGCTTCGATGAGCAACGAGATGAAGAGATCATGGCGGCTCTTGCAGAGAGCATTAAAGATCGTGCTGAGAACGTAATGATAGTAGATCTGATGCGCAACGACCTAGCACGCAGTTGCAAAGTTGGTAGTGTACAGGTTGATGAACTGTTTGGAATATATACTTTCCCGCAGGTGCACCAAATGATAAGTACTGTGAGTGGCGAACTTAAAGATGATGTACCTTTTACCGATGCTATAAAATATAGCTTCCCGATGGGGAGTATGACCGGTGCTCCTAAAATAAAAGTCATGGAGCTGATAGAACAATACGAACAGTCTAGAAGAGAGCTGTTTTCGGGGACTGTAGGATATATAAGTCCTGACGGTGATTTCGATTTCAATGTCATCATCAGAAGCTTGTTTTATAATGCCGAAACTCAATACTTATCCTTCCAAGCGGGAGGAGCAATAACCTACGACAGTATGCCTGAAAAGGAGTACGAAGAAATGCAACTAAAGTCTTGGGCGATGGCTCAGATCTTCCAGTAG
- a CDS encoding CDP-alcohol phosphatidyltransferase family protein, producing the protein MIKKLPIWLVYSRVVAGLLILLLAWLGAEWSRGVIVALMVYGLISDFFDGYIARRVGVSAERLRRLDSTVDQFFWLAVMLGSYWLSPQFYKDHWLSITLLIGLEAAAYVISFVRFKKEVATHALASKLWVLTLLFTFVEVVLRGNSSWVFTICFWVGVVSRLEIIAILLLIKKWVNDVPTIYHAIQLRQGKTIKRNKIFNG; encoded by the coding sequence ATGATAAAAAAGCTACCTATATGGCTGGTGTATAGTAGAGTAGTAGCGGGGCTGCTGATACTGCTACTGGCATGGCTGGGTGCGGAATGGAGTAGAGGGGTGATAGTGGCACTGATGGTGTATGGCTTGATATCCGATTTTTTTGATGGGTATATAGCGCGTAGAGTAGGTGTGTCGGCAGAGCGACTACGACGGCTAGACTCTACGGTAGATCAGTTCTTTTGGCTGGCAGTGATGCTGGGTAGTTATTGGCTCTCGCCACAGTTTTACAAAGACCATTGGCTGTCTATAACATTGCTCATAGGGCTGGAAGCTGCAGCTTACGTTATCAGTTTTGTACGTTTTAAAAAAGAGGTGGCTACACATGCGCTTGCCTCCAAGCTATGGGTGCTTACTTTGCTCTTTACTTTTGTAGAAGTGGTGCTAAGGGGCAACTCCTCTTGGGTGTTTACGATATGCTTTTGGGTGGGGGTAGTATCTCGGCTGGAAATAATTGCGATACTACTGCTCATAAAAAAGTGGGTAAACGATGTACCCACTATATATCATGCAATACAGTTGCGCCAAGGCAAAACCATTAAACGCAACAAGATCTTTAACGGTTAA
- a CDS encoding DUF2846 domain-containing protein produces the protein MKSFIIILSLLFTTAIAPNVQGQTAEEVHIVGELVSCPTAELKKVGVVNIDGLDAMRDSKKLLAKATQRAKEQGGNILKVRKLKTPDGGSAAYRIAADVYYTADLNAFIAQKKQAASTAVEALLPDTASYALLYVYRPHAYTSAAARYKIYLNDTLACKVASGSKHILKLYQQGATKLNIKGRGNTDVNINITHGKVYFLRCDVSLQFKENNAFKTTQVFTLVDPYPGWEEYNGFKGRDE, from the coding sequence ATGAAGTCTTTTATCATTATTCTATCGCTACTATTCACTACCGCCATTGCGCCCAATGTTCAAGGGCAAACTGCCGAAGAAGTACATATTGTAGGAGAGCTAGTATCTTGCCCAACAGCAGAGCTGAAAAAAGTAGGTGTTGTAAATATTGATGGACTTGATGCGATGAGGGATAGTAAGAAACTATTGGCTAAAGCAACTCAAAGGGCTAAAGAGCAGGGTGGTAATATCTTAAAGGTACGCAAACTGAAAACGCCTGATGGGGGGAGTGCTGCTTATCGTATAGCTGCTGATGTGTATTATACCGCTGACCTGAACGCGTTTATAGCGCAAAAAAAACAAGCAGCCTCTACTGCTGTGGAAGCACTACTGCCAGATACTGCTTCTTATGCCTTGCTCTATGTGTACAGACCACATGCATATACTTCTGCTGCCGCCCGTTATAAAATATATTTGAATGATACGCTGGCTTGCAAAGTGGCTAGTGGTAGCAAGCATATTTTAAAGCTATATCAGCAAGGAGCTACAAAGCTTAACATCAAAGGAAGGGGCAATACAGATGTAAACATCAACATCACACATGGTAAGGTTTACTTTTTACGTTGCGATGTATCCTTGCAGTTTAAGGAGAATAATGCATTTAAAACTACACAGGTATTCACGCTGGTAGACCCCTACCCTGGATGGGAGGAGTATAATGGTTTTAAAGGAAGAGACGAGTAG
- a CDS encoding tetratricopeptide repeat protein: MAKDKNDMSTEELIELTEQLYEEKKYDDIIELLDDATLEKHNSAKLYHKKGIVQNKNKEYDKAIEYLNKAIELDPNNSSTYDNRGFAWNEKEEYDKAIESFNKAIELDKSLASSYCNRGFAWNEKREYDKGIEDFNKAIELNPNLAEAYGNRGNAWGNKKDYKKAIEDQTKAIELDKKNPLYYLNRGISFFYKKEYRKAKEDYNKAIELKADYERAKHWLKSAVEKINEEKALRKETVERDTSNTRIQFFVRILDDAMVDEFDSNIIMQICAKVKQDVVDKIREIAAGNIEEVIEDNLVAHYTKLNVADLIVSNKKSRHRFYNAVYMNDPQEGMVLLDYMGENIKECFEHANKEEEDNIYIGSYLPAKDHKDELVMWRTYGKDTNKNEAAGCSIVLSRDFFDPFEGKENDAINPDIFTGNKPEKQIMPPQCLYRVLYYNTRDNSEKKFECNKSEELQGYVDELKKYLEKLIDQKDKTEETNKNKAINKIIYHLLSEVRFFFKSADYAFENEVRVIQFATKGDDRLIIDREAEPKKVYLNSNKNVKPFIKKIILGPKVSNPKQWLFLEVAMKQDKGTGHENGYNIQVVQSKRKYQ; this comes from the coding sequence ATGGCGAAGGATAAAAATGATATGAGTACGGAGGAGTTGATTGAGTTAACTGAGCAACTTTATGAAGAAAAGAAGTATGATGATATTATTGAGCTGCTAGATGACGCCACTTTAGAAAAGCATAATAGTGCAAAATTATACCATAAAAAGGGTATTGTTCAAAACAAAAATAAAGAATATGATAAAGCGATTGAATATTTAAACAAAGCGATTGAACTAGATCCTAATAATTCGTCTACTTATGATAACCGTGGATTTGCTTGGAATGAAAAAGAAGAGTATGACAAGGCTATTGAGAGCTTCAATAAAGCTATTGAGTTAGATAAGAGTCTTGCTTCTTCTTATTGTAATAGGGGATTTGCTTGGAATGAAAAGAGGGAGTATGATAAAGGTATTGAGGACTTTAATAAAGCTATTGAGCTGAATCCTAACCTGGCTGAGGCATATGGCAACAGAGGAAATGCTTGGGGTAATAAAAAAGACTATAAGAAAGCTATTGAAGACCAAACAAAAGCTATTGAGTTAGACAAAAAAAACCCTTTGTATTACCTTAATAGAGGAATTAGCTTTTTTTATAAAAAAGAATACCGAAAAGCTAAAGAAGATTACAATAAGGCCATAGAACTAAAAGCTGATTATGAACGAGCAAAGCACTGGCTAAAGAGTGCAGTTGAAAAAATTAATGAAGAAAAAGCCCTAAGAAAGGAAACAGTAGAGAGAGATACTAGCAATACAAGAATTCAATTTTTTGTTAGAATACTTGATGACGCTATGGTTGATGAATTTGATAGCAATATCATTATGCAAATATGTGCAAAAGTAAAACAAGATGTTGTAGATAAGATAAGGGAAATAGCTGCAGGCAATATCGAAGAGGTTATTGAAGACAATCTCGTGGCTCATTATACAAAACTAAATGTAGCTGACCTAATAGTATCTAACAAAAAAAGTCGACATAGATTTTATAACGCCGTATACATGAATGACCCTCAAGAAGGAATGGTTTTATTAGACTACATGGGAGAGAACATCAAAGAGTGTTTTGAACATGCTAATAAAGAGGAGGAGGACAACATTTATATAGGTAGTTATCTGCCTGCAAAAGACCATAAAGACGAACTTGTAATGTGGCGTACTTATGGAAAAGATACTAACAAAAATGAAGCAGCAGGCTGTAGCATTGTATTATCCAGAGATTTTTTCGACCCTTTTGAAGGGAAGGAAAATGACGCTATAAACCCAGATATTTTTACAGGCAATAAACCAGAAAAACAAATAATGCCTCCACAATGTTTGTATAGAGTATTATACTATAACACACGTGACAATTCGGAGAAAAAATTTGAATGTAACAAAAGCGAAGAACTACAAGGCTATGTTGACGAATTAAAAAAATATCTAGAGAAACTAATTGACCAAAAAGACAAAACAGAAGAAACGAACAAGAACAAAGCGATAAACAAAATCATCTATCATCTGCTATCAGAAGTTAGATTTTTCTTCAAAAGTGCTGACTATGCTTTTGAGAATGAAGTACGTGTAATACAATTTGCTACTAAAGGGGACGACCGTTTAATAATTGACAGAGAAGCAGAACCAAAAAAAGTGTATCTCAATTCAAATAAAAACGTAAAACCATTTATTAAGAAGATAATTCTTGGTCCCAAAGTATCCAACCCTAAGCAATGGCTTTTCTTAGAAGTAGCCATGAAACAAGATAAAGGCACAGGACATGAGAACGGCTACAACATTCAAGTAGTACAATCAAAACGTAAATACCAGTAA
- a CDS encoding DUF5723 family protein yields the protein MFRSAYPCSLGLLLFLLFVTKAKAQQFIGLGNPVTSIQLLPYNPAYVNSAATGIEVNIISGSVLVGNNMYGASRGLLGKLAREEDVDAVEGVDYFKKNNKQIKRLWTNVDVVGPSVSFMVKKKYQVGVFTRFRTIVRAGGVTSSTFDTLVSVNLDGARHSLTYNNTGVAAHAFSEYGVSIGKKIKEEDHYQLYGGVSLKYLSGMMAIAVKTPTATYERQSDSIIYAKGTVNLFFTHDDPQAIASNLGAGSGWGIDIGARYVYYDKTEAELGWGEKRKYKWSVAASITDLGGITYRGADGSGSYNVNIQNKGASAFEFEESEQKVSFFLNDDSVRTVIAKEKDYDKALISLPTAFRLSGDYNVTDKFNVSFNSLINLTSNKSDLYRPAYVGYANITPRYDLSSWLRVGMPVTFTRLRSVDVGTVIYAGPLFVGSTTAITSGIINKSVSNVDAYAGLALKLYPRVREPKQAKSKTRYYRSSKGLFKRRGASDVACPPNSKW from the coding sequence ATGTTTCGTTCTGCTTATCCATGCAGTTTAGGGCTGTTGTTGTTTTTATTGTTTGTCACAAAGGCTAAGGCACAGCAATTTATTGGTCTCGGCAATCCCGTTACTTCTATTCAGCTACTGCCTTACAATCCTGCTTATGTCAATAGTGCTGCTACGGGTATTGAGGTCAATATCATTTCAGGAAGTGTGTTGGTAGGCAACAATATGTATGGAGCCTCGCGAGGTTTGTTAGGGAAGTTGGCTAGAGAAGAAGATGTTGATGCGGTAGAGGGGGTAGACTATTTCAAAAAGAACAACAAACAAATAAAACGCTTGTGGACCAATGTAGATGTAGTAGGGCCAAGTGTTTCTTTCATGGTGAAAAAGAAATATCAGGTCGGAGTCTTCACGCGTTTTAGAACTATAGTACGTGCAGGCGGTGTTACGAGCAGTACTTTTGATACACTCGTAAGCGTGAACCTTGACGGGGCGAGACATAGTCTTACTTATAACAACACAGGCGTTGCGGCACATGCCTTTAGTGAGTATGGTGTCAGCATTGGTAAGAAGATAAAAGAGGAAGACCATTATCAATTATATGGTGGTGTGAGCTTAAAGTATCTTTCGGGGATGATGGCTATAGCGGTAAAAACACCAACGGCCACCTACGAGCGCCAGAGTGATTCTATTATTTATGCAAAGGGTACAGTCAACCTGTTCTTCACTCACGATGATCCTCAGGCTATTGCCAGTAATTTAGGAGCAGGCTCGGGATGGGGTATAGATATTGGCGCACGCTATGTGTATTACGACAAAACAGAAGCAGAGCTAGGCTGGGGGGAGAAAAGAAAATACAAATGGAGTGTTGCCGCATCTATAACTGACCTAGGGGGAATTACTTATAGAGGTGCAGATGGTAGCGGTAGTTACAATGTAAACATACAGAATAAGGGAGCCTCTGCTTTTGAATTTGAAGAATCGGAACAAAAGGTTTCCTTTTTCCTGAATGATGATTCTGTACGTACCGTCATTGCTAAAGAAAAGGATTATGATAAAGCATTGATATCTCTGCCTACAGCATTTAGGCTGAGTGGAGATTATAATGTCACGGATAAGTTCAATGTAAGTTTCAATTCGTTGATCAATCTTACTTCCAATAAATCGGATCTGTATCGCCCTGCCTATGTGGGTTATGCCAACATTACACCTCGATACGATCTGTCATCATGGTTGCGTGTGGGTATGCCCGTAACATTCACCCGACTAAGAAGTGTGGATGTAGGCACGGTCATCTATGCAGGTCCATTGTTCGTAGGGTCTACTACGGCTATTACTTCCGGTATTATCAACAAGAGCGTCAGCAATGTAGATGCCTATGCAGGGTTGGCGTTAAAGCTTTATCCAAGAGTGCGTGAGCCCAAGCAGGCAAAGTCTAAGACTAGGTATTATAGATCTTCTAAAGGACTGTTTAAACGCAGAGGTGCAAGCGATGTAGCCTGCCCGCCCAATAGTAAATGGTAG